The stretch of DNA AGGACGGGCTGGAGCATCAGTTCCTGACCTTGATTTACGGGGAACTGGAGCATGTAAGCGACCGGCTGATGACCGTGTCACAGTCCTTTGCGGATTATATGTCGCATTATACGGAGAACCCGTCGCGCATTCAAATCATCCCGAACGGTTTTGACGAAAAAAGGTTCAAGCCGGTGGCGCATGAAAACGATGTTCCCCAGCTGGTGACCGTCACCCGTCTCGTTCCGGCCAAAGGGATCGATGTGCTCTTCAACGCCTGCGCCGAGCTTAAGAAGCGCGGTCACGAATACGTGCTGCATATTATCGGGGACGGACCGTCCCGCGCCGATCTGGAGAATCTGGCGAGGTCGCTCGGCATATATAATGAAACCATTTTTTACGGCTATACCTTGCATCCCGAAGAATTTATGCCGTTTTTCGATATTTTTGTGCTGCCATCCCGCGCGGAAGCCTTCGGCTCCGTATTCGCGGAGGCTGCGCTTAGCTGTCTGGCACTCGTCGGAACTGACGTCGGAGGTATCCCGGAGCAGATCGAGGATGGTATTAACGGTCTGCTTGTCAAGCCCGATGATGTGATCGCTCTGGCGGATGCGCTGGAGAAGGTCATCACAGATCCGGCCTTTCGTTATGAGCTGTCCCGTTCGGCATGGGACAAAGCCAAAAATCTGTACTCCCTGACCCGCATCGCCAATGAACTGAAAAAGACGTATCTGCAGCTTCAGACCGGCAGCAAAGAGTGAACGGCATGATCCCGTTTCGTTTTCTGCACGCTGCTGACTTGCATCTGGACAGCCGGTTTACCGGCTTGTCCCATATCCCGGGACTCATTAGAGACTATCTGCGGGAAGCCGCCTTTGCCGCCCTGGGGCGGCTTGTTGCCGTGGCGCTGGCGGAAGAGGTCGATTTTGTCGTTATCAGCGGAGACGTCTACGATTCTGCCGATTCTTCGCTTCAGAGCCAACTGCGTTTTCAGGAAGCGCTGCTGGAGCTTTCCCAGAGCGGGATCGCGGTCTTCCTTATTCACGGCAATCACGATCCGCTGGACGGTCCGCGTCTTCAAATGGAGCTTCCGGATGGCGTCACGGTCTTCAGCGCCGACAAGCCGGGGCAGGTTATCGCCGTACGCCGCATCGATGGGCAGGAAGCTGCGGTGGTCAGCGGAATTTCCTATCCCACGGCCAAGGTGACGGAAAATACGTCTCTGCGGTTTCGGCGGAATGAAGACTGCGGACTGTTCCATATCGCGCTCCTACACGCTAATGTCGATGGCGATCCGGCGCATGAGACATACTCTCCTTGTACCCGCAGAGATTTGATCGACTCCGGCTTCGACTATTGGGCGCTCGGCCATATCCATAAGCGCCGGGTTCTGCATGAACGTCCCTTTATTGTGTATCCGGGGAATATCCAGGGACGCAGTGTCAAGGAGACAGGACCAAAGGGCTGCTGCATCGTGGATGTGGACGCCGGCGGAATCGCTGCCCTGCGGTTCAAGGAACTGGATGAGGTCCGTTTCCTGATTCGGGAGATTTCGATTGACAATATGGTCAGGGAAACTGAATGGATAGAGGCGGTGGAGCGGGCGGTGGAAGAGGTCCGGGAGGAGCATTCGAACATGATGTCCGTCATCCGTTTCCGAATCACCGGCCGGGGTGCCGTTCACCGCATTCTCTCGGAAAGAGGGGCGGCGGAAGATCTGTTGGATGAGCTGCGCCGGCGCGAAGCGCTGCGGGCGGAACAAGGACGGTTCCAAGGGCTTGTCTGGCCGGAAGGCTTCTCTCTAGAATCCGGAACCGAAGTTGACCGCGAACGTCTACTTGTAGAAGACAGCTTTCTCGGCGAGCTGATGCGGCTGGCAGCGGAAAGCGCAGAGGATGGCAAAGCGCTGGACGAGCTTGTCCGGACCGCCCTGGCGCCCCTTGGGGAGAACCGTGAGCTAAGGCGGATGCTGGCCGAAGCCGGGGAAGACGATATGCGCGTCTGGCTGACAAGGGCGGCCGAAACGGCCGTGACCCTGCTCAGCGATGCCCTGGCACCGGATGAAGAAAGCGATGATCGGCCCGGCAGCCGCCAAGGAGGTCGGTAAGATGAGAATTCAGCGGCTTGAAATCGGCGGCTTTGGCCGTCTTCACGGCAGGGAATTGGAACTGTCAGCGGGATTAACGGTGCTGTACGGCCCCAATGAGGCCGGCAAATCTACGATGCTGCAGTTTATTCGCGCTATGCTCTTCGGGATTCCCGGCCGGAACTATCCGGCGGAAAGATTAGAGCCTGTGCACGGCGGTTTGCACGGCGGCGTCCTGACCGCCCGGGACGGACAAGGAAAAGCCTGGAGCATCCGGAGGTACGCCGGAGGTTCGGAGGGCGGAAAGGGCGACAGGCTCAAGATTACGTTAAGCAGCATGGACGGAAGCGTGGAAGAGCTGGGACAGGAGGAACTGGAGAAACATCTGCTGGGCGGCGTCTCCCGGACTATGTTCCGCCAGCTGTTTGCGGTGACGCTGGACGAGCTTCAGGAGCTTGGAACCTTGCAGTCCGAGGAAATGAGCAGCTATTTGTTTCACGCAGGCATCGGCGGAGGAGGAGAGATCCTGCGAGCGGAGCGGCGTCTCCAGCAGGAGGCGGAGAAGCTCTACAAGCCGCGGGGCAGGACACAGGAAGCGGCGAAGACTCTCCAGTCGATCGAAAAGCTGGAACGGCAGATAGCGGAAAGCCGTTCTTATCTTCCGCGTTACAATGACAATACCGCAGCGCTGCAGGCCGCGGAAAGTGAGCTAGAGGAACTGGAGCGGCGGCGCCGGGAGGAAGGGGCCTGGCTGACACGCCTGCGCAAAGCGCTCGATATCCGTGATCTGTGGCTGAAATGGGAAGCCGCCCGCCAGGAATTGGGGGAACTGCCCGACTTTCCGTCGTTTCCCGAGGATGCTCCGGAGCGCTGGCGTGATTTGCAGTCAAGGACCGGTAATGCCGCGCAGGCTGCGGCCCGCGCCGAACGAATCGTCGCGGAATTGAAAGAAGAGCTGGCCGTGACCGCTCATGACCCTCGACTGGAAGCGCAGGGTCCCCGGCTGGAGCGTCTTCTCCGCGCCCAGGGCGGCTATGAGAACCGGAAGACGGAGCTGCGGCGGCTGGATGAGGAATGGAAGCTGCTGCGCGAGCATTTGCAGCGCATCCTGCGGAGCATACATCCCGGCTGGACCGCCGGGGAGCTTACGGATTTCGCCGGAGCTGCAGCGGATCGTGAAGCTGCACGCCGCTTCGGGGTCCAGTTCGCCGCTTACGACCGGCGAATGGAAGGTCTCGCCGCCGAGCGGCAGGCGCTGCGTGTGCGCCTTGCCGCAGCGCAGGCGTCGCTGCAGCAGGCGGAGCGCTCGCTTGCGAGGGAGCAGCGGGAAGGCGCCGCCTCCTTCGCGGCGCTGCGGCCCATAAGCCCGCGCGAGACGGCGCGGCTGTGGGACGAGCTGCAGCAGGCTGCGGAGCGCTGGCGCGAGGCCCAGCTGCGGCAAGCGCTGCCGGGTGCAGCGGCGGCCGCTGGAGGCCGTAGAACCGCCGCCGCCGCGCCGCTGCTGCCGCTGGCCGCCGCGCTCACCGCGCTGCTGCCGGCGGCGCTGTGGCTGACCGGAGCGCCGCCGGTCAGCGCCTGGATCGTGCTCGGCGTGCTGGCCGCCGCCGATCTGGCCCTGCTTGCCGGCGGGCGCGGTGCGCGCCGGCAGACCTCCCCGCCGCCAGTCAGCGGCGGGGAAGAAGCCGCAGCCGAGATGCTGCGGCTGCGGGGGCTGCTGCTCTCCGCGCCGGAGGCGGAGAGCGGGGATGCGCGACCGGAGCGTCGGTCGCGCATTGCGCCGGCCAGCCCGGATGCGGGCGGGCTGGAGGCGGGCATGAAGGAGCTGCGGCGGCTGATGGACGCCTGGACAGACTGGCACCAGCGCGCCGAGCGGCTGAGCGGCGAGCGGGATCTCCGCCGCACGGAGGCCGATGCGCTGGCCGGTCAGGAGCAGGCGCTGGTCCGTGAGATGGACGCAGCCGAAGAAGAATTCCGCGGAACGTCAGCGCGCTTCGAGGAATGGCTCCGCCGCCGTAACCTGCCGGAGGATCTGTCTCCGGAAGGGCTGCCCGACATTTTCAGGCTGGCGGAGCAGGGGAATGAGCTGCTTCGCCGGGAGGACGGGCTTCACCTGCGAATTGCCGAGCTGAAGCGGGAAACATCGGCGTTTGAGGAAGAATGCCTGCTCCTGATGGCGGAAGCCGGAGAGACTGCGGAGGAAACGGCTTCTGCCTCGGAAGAGGCTGCGCGGAAGGCGTGCGAAGACGTATCTCGCGCTTCATCCTTCATTTTATCTGATGCTGCATCGTCCGCCGCCTCGCTCTCCGGCATTAGAGAGCCTGATTTATCGCCCTCTGTGCCTACCCGCGCTTCACAAACGGATAGTGCACCTCCCGACAGCCGGCCTAGAGTCGTTTTGCTTTCCGGAGAATTGCCAACTGCTGCTGAGCGGCCTGGCAACTCGTCTGACCCCCCCACGCTGCTTTCGCCGATCCGCTGGCTGGAGGAGAGAGCCGCGGCATGGGAGATACTTAAGTTGGCGCTTTTGCGCCGAAAAGACCTGATGTCCCGGATGCGCGGAGCGGAGGAGGAACTGGAAGAGAATCGCCGGGAACTGGAAGCGGTGCGGCAAATTTCTGGTGATTTGCTGCGCGAAGGCGGGGCGGAAGACGGCGAAGATCTGCTTCGCCGGGCTGCAGCCTTGTCCCGGCGCAGGGAACTGGAGCGGTCGCTCCGGCACTGGGAGCTGGCCATGTTCGGAGGCAGGGACGAGGAAGAAAGGCAGGGACTGCTGGAACTGCTGGCACTAAAGGACGCTTACGCGCTGGAAGAAGAGAGGAAGCGGGAGGAGACGGGCCTTGCCGAACTTGAGGAGCGAAGAAACGCGCTGCTTCAGCTTCGGGGCAGGCTGCTGCAGGAGAGGGAGAGCCTGAAGAAGGTCTGCCGGGAGGATACAACGCTTCAGCAGCTGGAGGAGCAGAAGGCGGCGCTGCGGGGTATCGCCGAGCAATATGCCGTTTCTGCGCTCGCGGCGGAATTAATCAGCCGGACTAGACGCATTTACGAGCGTGAGAAGCAGCCGCAGGTTCTGGCCTTGGCTTCCTCGTATTTCGAGCGGCTGACCGGGGGAGAGTACCGGCGCGTCGTTATGACGCTGGGGAAGAAAGAGCTGAAAGCGGAACACCGGGAAGCGGGCTTGCTGGACAGCGGGCTGCTGAGCCGGGGAACGGCCGAGCAGCTGTATCTCGCCCTGCGTCTGGCTCTTGCGGGAACGATGGACAAGCAGGACCCGCTGCCGCTGCTGTTTGACGATCTGTTCGTCAATTTCGATGAGCGGCGTTTGCAAGCGGCGCTTTCACTGCTTGGCGAACTGTCAGCTTCCCGCCAGGTTGTAATGCTGACCTGCCACCGTCATGTCGCCGAGGCGGCTGCCAGGCTGGTGACGGATGCCTCCGTTATCTCCGTGTAGACCGCGGTACCGGTTTGGAGGCGGGCAGCAGCTCCGACTTTGGAGGCGCCACCGATTTACTCGGCGGAACCATGGGAGCAAGGATTAATTTGACTGCCCAGACGAGCGACAGCGCCCCGAACATGGGATAGAACAGCGCCAGCAGCGAGCTGAAGCCGAACTGACTGAAGACATAGCAGGTCAGCATGACCGCAGGTGTAATGAAGGCGGACGAGATCGGCAGTCGCTGCGCCAGTTGAAGCGTAACGCCATAAATATCGGCAACAAAGGTGCTGAATATTTCCAGAAAGATCAGCATCAGATACACAAGCTGCACCAGTGGTCCAAGACCGAAAGCGATGCTGCCCATCGGAATCTCAAACTGCAGGATGCCCGGCATGTGCGCGCTCATGGCAAAATGCGCCGCCATCAGCATAAAGCCAATGCCCAGACCGCCGAGAATGCCGCCATAAATAAGCGGTCGTTCACTCTGGGTATGCCGAGCCATGGGAACGAGGACCGCCTGCGCCATACCTAGATTGAACGCCGTATACAGAAAGGGTGACAGCCCGGCGGCAAAGGCGCTGCGTTCGGTACCGAGCAGCAGGAAACGATGCGCCCCCGGATGTTCGAGTGTATTGAAAATAATAATTAGCGACAGGGTCAGCATCAAGGGAACGACAATGCTGTTCATTTGCAGAATGCCGGAAATGCCTCTTTTCAACAGAAGATATGAGCCGATCACGGTCAGCACCAGCCCGGTTTGATAGTGGAGCCCGAGATGCTCCTCAAAAATCGCGCCCGCTCCCGCCAGCATAATGCTGTTGACCCCGATCAGAATAATCAGGGTGAACAGGCTGATAATGCCGCCCACATTCTTCCCGAACAGATGGCGGTTGAAATCCTCATAGGATTCCGCTCCAATCCGCTGGGCAAGAATCATCATTTTGGTGCCGAGCCAGATAAAGACCGCTGTGGAGAACACAATGGTCAGCGTTGCCCAGCGGCCGTACTGCGTGAAGAACTGGAGAATTTCCTGGCCGGTGGCGAATCCGGCTCCCACAATAGTGCCAATATAAGTAAAGGCGATTTGCAGCGTGCGGAGCATTTGTCTCATAGCTATCCTCCTAAAAGTTTTGTGAGCATCAGCCGCATCGCTTGGTCCTCGGCACAACTGGTTTCGGAGCGTGTCTGTAAGCATCAGCCGCATCATTTGATTTTCCGGCAAAATTGGTATCGGAAGCAGGGGCTTGCCTACTTGTGAAGCCTAAAAAGTTGATCTTTTGGATGCGCGTGCCCCATATGCTTGTGTACTCCGCATAGTACAGGTTATGATGTTGAGCAGAAGGACATGACTTCCGCCTGTTTTCGCCTGCGGGAAATTGACAGTGGAACGTCCGAACAAGAATGGATAATGGAGGCGTAAGCGTCATGGAAATATTGAAAAAGCGGATTTTGGAGGAAGGGATTGTCATTTCCGATCAGGTGTTGAAGCTGGACGGACTGCTCAACCACCAGGTCGATCCCGAGCTGACAATGGAGATGGGACGGGAATTTGCGAGGCTATTTGCAGACCAGGGAGTAACCCGTGTTGTTACCGTGGAATCCTCGGGTATTGCCGTTGCTTTTGCCACCGCGCATGAATTGAAGGTGCCGCTTGTCTTTGCGCGCCGCAAGAAAACACTGCTGGCAGACCCTGACGCGCTGTGCGAGCGGGTTCCGTCGTTTACGAAAGGGATCGTCACGGACATTATGATTTCGCGCCAATTTATATCGCCCGAGGACAAAATTCTGTTCATCGACGATATTATCGCCAACGGCGACGCAGCGCGCGGCCTGATCAAGATTATTAACCGCTCGGGAGCGGAACTCGTCGGACTTGGAGTTGTTGTGGAAAAATGCTTTGAGGCCGGTGCCCGTACGATCCGCGAACAGGGCGTACGTCTGGAATCGCTTGTGAAAATCAAATCCCTTGCTGGCGGAAGAATCGAATTCGAGCAGTAATCTATCGGGTTACAAATCGTGACGAATCTGAGAACAATGCCTATTTTTATAACAATTGCTTTCCACCCTATACATTTTCATTTATAATAAAGTCAGACATAGGAGAGGAGGCGTCACAATGGGGAAAGAACCGGTGACAGAACAATTCTTTATTGATAAATTAACCGAGGCCAAGGATCACTTCGAGCGTGCGCTCGATTGCAAGCACACGGAGTTTGACGATCTGTATCCCTATATGATCGAACATCCTCAATTCTTTTGGTACAAACGCTATGTTGCTTGGTCGGAACTTCTGACTATCGCAGGTCTGTGTGAAGAACTGGACTTCGCCTGGAGAGAGAAGTTTACAACCAAACAAGTAGAGTATCTGGAACAACGTGTGATGTCCGCAAAAGTTCTGGACTTCTGGTTTGAGAAGAATGAAGCGCTGATATAGGTCAAACACAAAGAGGTGCATAGATATGTGCATATCTCATTATTTAAATGAGACCCAATGATCTTTCATTGCGGTCTTTTTTATGTCATATTCCGATCCGGAGCCTAGAGTATGGTGTTCCGGATGAGAGGAGAACTCCGCATGATCAGCGATGAGCAGCTGAATGAATACCGCCTTACAGGCGAGAAGATCCGGGTCATTCGCGATGCTCTGGAGAGCAATGATGTTATCGGGATTGTTATTGCATGGGATGACAGCCAGGTTATGGTCCGCAGACCCAACCGGAGAGTGGTCAAGCTGGACCGAAATTATATGTTTCAGTCCAATACCGAGCCGAGACGCAATATTTTTGGTTAATGTAAGCAATGACCAGCTGCACGGCACTGCATGTAAAACGGCTTTCGAGGTTTTGTCTCGAAAGCCGTTTGCTTTTTTTCTTAAGGCGTTTGCTGTTCATTCTCATTTATTTAGACTGGGGTCCGAGTTTGGTTCGATTCTCGATATTTTCAGTTGAGTTCCATGCACGAGGTTCAGCAGCGCTTCAAATAGAATATCCATTTCTTCATCCGTTCCAATCGTTACACGCAAATA from Paenibacillus sophorae encodes:
- a CDS encoding glycosyltransferase family 4 protein; this encodes MNLLQALFFPPEQPGGVSSMIPYLQERFRSSRWDMELFWLPKRIRGKGSDEIVFETFDWTPYGESPVVQKYIQTYRDYLWWTKLRLNKRFDLIHAHHPIAGMAMKKVFPDVPLVQTFHSSYERELILNGKIAEDGLEHQFLTLIYGELEHVSDRLMTVSQSFADYMSHYTENPSRIQIIPNGFDEKRFKPVAHENDVPQLVTVTRLVPAKGIDVLFNACAELKKRGHEYVLHIIGDGPSRADLENLARSLGIYNETIFYGYTLHPEEFMPFFDIFVLPSRAEAFGSVFAEAALSCLALVGTDVGGIPEQIEDGINGLLVKPDDVIALADALEKVITDPAFRYELSRSAWDKAKNLYSLTRIANELKKTYLQLQTGSKE
- a CDS encoding metallophosphoesterase family protein codes for the protein MIPFRFLHAADLHLDSRFTGLSHIPGLIRDYLREAAFAALGRLVAVALAEEVDFVVISGDVYDSADSSLQSQLRFQEALLELSQSGIAVFLIHGNHDPLDGPRLQMELPDGVTVFSADKPGQVIAVRRIDGQEAAVVSGISYPTAKVTENTSLRFRRNEDCGLFHIALLHANVDGDPAHETYSPCTRRDLIDSGFDYWALGHIHKRRVLHERPFIVYPGNIQGRSVKETGPKGCCIVDVDAGGIAALRFKELDEVRFLIREISIDNMVRETEWIEAVERAVEEVREEHSNMMSVIRFRITGRGAVHRILSERGAAEDLLDELRRREALRAEQGRFQGLVWPEGFSLESGTEVDRERLLVEDSFLGELMRLAAESAEDGKALDELVRTALAPLGENRELRRMLAEAGEDDMRVWLTRAAETAVTLLSDALAPDEESDDRPGSRQGGR
- a CDS encoding AAA family ATPase encodes the protein MKKAMIGPAAAKEVGKMRIQRLEIGGFGRLHGRELELSAGLTVLYGPNEAGKSTMLQFIRAMLFGIPGRNYPAERLEPVHGGLHGGVLTARDGQGKAWSIRRYAGGSEGGKGDRLKITLSSMDGSVEELGQEELEKHLLGGVSRTMFRQLFAVTLDELQELGTLQSEEMSSYLFHAGIGGGGEILRAERRLQQEAEKLYKPRGRTQEAAKTLQSIEKLERQIAESRSYLPRYNDNTAALQAAESELEELERRRREEGAWLTRLRKALDIRDLWLKWEAARQELGELPDFPSFPEDAPERWRDLQSRTGNAAQAAARAERIVAELKEELAVTAHDPRLEAQGPRLERLLRAQGGYENRKTELRRLDEEWKLLREHLQRILRSIHPGWTAGELTDFAGAAADREAARRFGVQFAAYDRRMEGLAAERQALRVRLAAAQASLQQAERSLAREQREGAASFAALRPISPRETARLWDELQQAAERWREAQLRQALPGAAAAAGGRRTAAAAPLLPLAAALTALLPAALWLTGAPPVSAWIVLGVLAAADLALLAGGRGARRQTSPPPVSGGEEAAAEMLRLRGLLLSAPEAESGDARPERRSRIAPASPDAGGLEAGMKELRRLMDAWTDWHQRAERLSGERDLRRTEADALAGQEQALVREMDAAEEEFRGTSARFEEWLRRRNLPEDLSPEGLPDIFRLAEQGNELLRREDGLHLRIAELKRETSAFEEECLLLMAEAGETAEETASASEEAARKACEDVSRASSFILSDAASSAASLSGIREPDLSPSVPTRASQTDSAPPDSRPRVVLLSGELPTAAERPGNSSDPPTLLSPIRWLEERAAAWEILKLALLRRKDLMSRMRGAEEELEENRRELEAVRQISGDLLREGGAEDGEDLLRRAAALSRRRELERSLRHWELAMFGGRDEEERQGLLELLALKDAYALEEERKREETGLAELEERRNALLQLRGRLLQERESLKKVCREDTTLQQLEEQKAALRGIAEQYAVSALAAELISRTRRIYEREKQPQVLALASSYFERLTGGEYRRVVMTLGKKELKAEHREAGLLDSGLLSRGTAEQLYLALRLALAGTMDKQDPLPLLFDDLFVNFDERRLQAALSLLGELSASRQVVMLTCHRHVAEAAARLVTDASVISV
- a CDS encoding YkvI family membrane protein → MRQMLRTLQIAFTYIGTIVGAGFATGQEILQFFTQYGRWATLTIVFSTAVFIWLGTKMMILAQRIGAESYEDFNRHLFGKNVGGIISLFTLIILIGVNSIMLAGAGAIFEEHLGLHYQTGLVLTVIGSYLLLKRGISGILQMNSIVVPLMLTLSLIIIFNTLEHPGAHRFLLLGTERSAFAAGLSPFLYTAFNLGMAQAVLVPMARHTQSERPLIYGGILGGLGIGFMLMAAHFAMSAHMPGILQFEIPMGSIAFGLGPLVQLVYLMLIFLEIFSTFVADIYGVTLQLAQRLPISSAFITPAVMLTCYVFSQFGFSSLLALFYPMFGALSLVWAVKLILAPMVPPSKSVAPPKSELLPASKPVPRSTRR
- a CDS encoding xanthine phosphoribosyltransferase, whose protein sequence is MEILKKRILEEGIVISDQVLKLDGLLNHQVDPELTMEMGREFARLFADQGVTRVVTVESSGIAVAFATAHELKVPLVFARRKKTLLADPDALCERVPSFTKGIVTDIMISRQFISPEDKILFIDDIIANGDAARGLIKIINRSGAELVGLGVVVEKCFEAGARTIREQGVRLESLVKIKSLAGGRIEFEQ